One stretch of Solibacillus isronensis DNA includes these proteins:
- a CDS encoding glycosyltransferase — MRKILFISDHGDPLIPLGSKQAGGQNNYVKHLALQLDGLGYSVDIVTHWSDEQKPAVEQLGERSKVYRFAGGHKGFVDKRQMFTLLPRLYEEMTEALDISSYDVVHTHYWLSGVLAYNLQKEYSFYWCHTNHSLAIAKEQGTGFIENKRKHFEKLIMEQADIVIATTPNEKQQIEVFTKKKSAVSVVPVGVSPVYLASSEEEEKFAFPYYFYAGRLETSKGIFDLLKGFRNMLDMHEVPDNVKLLIAGGCPESVDIKNYRPKSEPLKEAIKGMEDRVLFLGPKNEKQLKRLYSGALATIMPSHYESFGMVAAEAQACGCPVIATHVGGLKDVVKSGVTGLHIPKANVQKLSDSMAYFLKSSPKLLKMRRDAKQYAIKEFNWSLISRKVKELYERKNAYISLP, encoded by the coding sequence TTGAGAAAGATATTATTTATTTCTGATCATGGCGACCCTTTAATTCCGCTTGGAAGTAAACAAGCAGGTGGACAAAACAACTATGTAAAACATTTAGCCCTGCAGCTTGACGGACTTGGTTACAGTGTTGATATTGTTACACATTGGAGCGACGAACAAAAGCCGGCTGTTGAACAGTTGGGTGAGCGTAGTAAAGTTTACCGCTTTGCAGGTGGACATAAAGGATTTGTTGATAAGCGGCAAATGTTTACTTTACTTCCTCGATTATACGAAGAAATGACAGAAGCACTGGATATTAGCAGCTATGATGTTGTTCATACTCATTACTGGTTGTCAGGAGTACTTGCATATAATCTGCAGAAAGAATATTCATTTTACTGGTGTCATACGAATCACTCCCTTGCAATTGCAAAAGAGCAAGGTACAGGCTTTATAGAAAATAAACGTAAGCACTTTGAAAAACTGATTATGGAACAAGCGGATATAGTTATTGCTACTACTCCAAATGAAAAGCAGCAGATTGAAGTTTTTACAAAGAAAAAAAGTGCTGTATCCGTTGTGCCGGTAGGAGTTTCACCAGTGTATCTGGCGTCTTCTGAAGAAGAGGAGAAGTTTGCATTTCCGTACTATTTTTATGCCGGGCGTTTAGAAACGTCAAAAGGGATTTTTGATCTTTTAAAAGGATTCAGAAATATGCTGGACATGCATGAAGTCCCTGATAACGTGAAGCTGCTAATTGCAGGTGGCTGTCCGGAATCGGTCGATATAAAGAACTATCGCCCAAAAAGCGAACCGCTAAAGGAAGCAATCAAAGGAATGGAAGATCGAGTGTTATTCCTAGGCCCCAAAAACGAAAAACAGTTAAAGAGACTTTATTCAGGTGCATTAGCAACTATTATGCCATCACATTATGAATCGTTTGGTATGGTAGCTGCAGAAGCGCAGGCTTGTGGTTGTCCGGTAATTGCGACACACGTAGGTGGACTAAAAGATGTCGTTAAATCCGGAGTGACAGGCCTTCATATACCTAAAGCGAATGTGCAAAAACTAAGCGATAGCATGGCGTATTTCTTAAAGAGCTCGCCTAAACTATTAAAAATGCGTCGTGATGCAAAACAATATGCGATAAAAGAATTTAACTGGTCTCTTATTTCCCGCAAAGTAAAGGAGCTGTATGAACGAAAAAATGCTTACATTTCCTTACCTTAA
- a CDS encoding organic hydroperoxide resistance protein codes for MSEKLFTAIATASGGREGKVQSDDGVIQFETAMPGTPRAKKIENATNPEQLFASGYAACFDSALQLTASKARVKFTSEVTANVSLLKDEQDQGFKLGVVLQVKGTDIEREQLEELVHKAHEVCPYSKATRGNIEVTLEVI; via the coding sequence ATGTCTGAAAAATTATTTACTGCTATTGCAACTGCTTCGGGAGGACGTGAAGGGAAGGTACAGTCGGATGATGGGGTAATTCAATTTGAAACTGCAATGCCAGGTACACCTCGAGCGAAAAAAATTGAAAATGCAACAAATCCAGAGCAATTATTTGCTTCAGGGTATGCTGCTTGTTTTGATAGTGCTCTACAATTAACAGCTAGTAAAGCCCGGGTTAAATTCACATCTGAAGTAACAGCCAATGTGAGCTTATTAAAAGATGAACAAGATCAAGGGTTTAAGCTTGGTGTTGTGCTACAGGTAAAAGGGACAGATATAGAGCGTGAACAGCTGGAAGAGCTAGTGCATAAAGCGCACGAAGTATGCCCTTATTCAAAAGCAACAAGAGGCAATATTGAAGTTACGCTTGAAGTTATTTAA